In Amaranthus tricolor cultivar Red isolate AtriRed21 chromosome 3, ASM2621246v1, whole genome shotgun sequence, a single window of DNA contains:
- the LOC130809295 gene encoding systemin receptor SR160-like produces MKLYPHKMKQLCAILLLFSFYPYLFSPVFSASPPPNGKTRDAQKLLSFKSSLFNRNILQNWEENADPCHFTGVFCNNSRVSSLDLNSFSLSTDFSSVSTHLFSIELLTSLSLSSSNITGSLKPFPLCSSSLSEIDLSQNSISGSFLDLSKFSSCSSLSSLNLSFNLLDSSKDLKGAHFGLSLKTLDVSLNHLSGQQVLPWVFSQGCEKLTHLALKGNKLQGTFSLNGCSNLEYLDLSSNNISSSIPNFGENCPNLKYLDLSSNKFNGRIDDNVLVGCNSLSFLNVSENELNGGFPSLPSSSMQYLNLGSNKFQGMIPKSFADDFCSTLVNLDLSFNNISGMIPNGFESCSLLEIFDVSNNNFSGDLPVDIFLKMGNLKELHLAFNNFKGSLPDSFSMLSSLESLDLSSNLISGKIPSGICQNPDGKPSKLKELDLQNNQLTGPIPSSLSNCSHLISLDLSFNYLSGTIPTSLGTLTKLKDLIMWMNKLEGEIPAELMYTRALENLILDYNELTGSIPPGLMNCTNLNWISLSSNKLSGKIPSWIGKLSNLAILKLSNNSFYGEIPPELGDCKSLLWLDLNSNMFNGSIPKELANQSGKMAVGLVVGKKFVYLRNFGGKGCQGTGNLLEYAGIRPDAVNRLPTVCKFQQIYQGHTQPIFNYNGSMIFLDLSYNHLQGGIPKELGTMYYLSILNLGHNNLSGPIPDELSGMKNIGVMDLSHNHLSGLIPSSLGSLSLLTDMDLSSNSLSGMIPESAQFETFPASRFSNNPGLCGYPLPRCDKNDGANSTQHHKHGKQASLAGSVAMGLLFSLFCIFGLIIVGLEVKKRRKKKEALQDIYMDENSQSGNNTASAWKYTSNREALSINLAAFEKPLRKLTFADLLEATNGFHDDSMIGKGGFGDVYKAQLKDGSVVAIKKLIHISGQGDREFTAEMETIGKIKHRNLVPLLGYCKVGEERLLVYEYMKYGSLDDVLHNHKKGGIELNWAARRKIAIGAARGLAFLHHNCIPHIIHRDMKSSNVLLDENVEARVSDFGMARLVSAMDTHLSVSTLAGTPGYVPPEYYQSFRCSTKGDVYSYGVVLLELLTGKPPTDSADFGDNNLVGWVKMHAKLKISDVFDPELIKEDPNLEIELLQHLKVACACLDDRPWKRPTMIQVMAMFKEIQAGSGLDSASTITEDDGSFSTMGASFSTVDVLDMSIKEVPEGNYKQ; encoded by the coding sequence ATGAAACTTTACCCACATAAAATGAAGCAACTTTGCGCTATATTGTTGCTCTTTTCTTTTTACCCTTATCTATTTTCCCCTGTTTTTTCTGCTTCTCCTCCTCCTAATGGAAAAACTAGAGATGCCCAGAAGTTGTTGAGCTTTAAATCTTCTCTTTTTAACCGAAATATCCTCCAAAACTGGGAAGAAAATGCTGACCCATGTCATTTTACTGGTGTTTTCTGTAATAACTCCAGAGTTTCTTCTTTGGATCTTAACTCTTTCTCTCTTTCAACTGATTTTTCTTCTGTTTCTACTCATCTTTTCTCTATTGAACTCTTGACTTCTCTTTCTTTATCTTCTTCAAATATTACTGGTTCTCTTAAACCTTTTCCTCTTTGTTCTTCCTCACTCTCAGAAATTGACCTCTCTCAAAATTCCATTTCTGGGTCTTTCCTTGATTTGTCAAagttttcttcttgttcttcactATCAAGTTTGAATCTTTCCTTCAATTTATTGGATTCTTCTAAGGATTTGAAAGGGGCTCATTTTGGACTTTCTCTCAAAACTTTGGATGTTTCTTTAAATCATTTATCTGGGCAACAAGTTCTTCCATGGGTGTTCTCTCAAGGTTGTGAGAAGTTAACCCACTTAGCTTTAAAGGGGAATAAGTTACAAGGAACATTTTCTCTTAATGGGTGTTCTAATTTGGAGTATTTGGATCTTTCTTCCAATAATATATCAAGTTCCATACCAAATTTTGGGGAAAATTGTCCTAACTTGAAGTACCTTGATTTATcttcaaataaatttaatggaagaATTGATGATAATGTACTTGTTGGGTGTAACAGTTTGAGCTTCTTGAATGTCTCTGAAAATGAGTTAAATGGAGGATTTCCTTCATTGCCATCTTCAAGTATGCAATATCTTAACTTGGGTAGCAACAAGTTTCAAGGTATGATTCCAAAGAGTTTTGCTGATGATTTCTGCTCAACTTTGGTAAATTTGGATCTTTCCTTCAACAATATTTCTGGTATGATCCCAAACGGCTTTGAATCTTGCTCCTTATTGGAGATTTTTGATGTTTCTAACAACAATTTTTCTGGGGATTTGCCTGTTgacatatttttgaaaatggGAAACTTGAAGGAACTGCACTTAGCCTTTAATAACTTCAAAGGTTCTTTACCTGATTCATTCTCTATGCTTAGTAGTCTAGAATCATTAGACTTAAGCTCCAATCTGATTTCTGGAAAAATCCCATCTGGGATTTGTCAAAACCCTGATGGAAAGCCTAGCAAATTGAAAGAACTTGacctacaaaacaatcaatTAACTGGTCCAATACCATCCAGTTTAAGTAATTGTTCTCATCTAATTTCTCTTGATCTTAGCTTTAATTACTTAAGTGGCACAATCCCAACTAGTTTGGGTACTCTCACTAAGCTCAAAGACTTGATCATGTGGATGAACAAACTTGAGGGAGAAATCCCAGCGGAGCTTATGTATACTAGAGcacttgaaaatttgattttagaCTACAATGAGCTAACTGGTTCAATCCCTCCTGGTCTGATGAACTGCACAAATTTGAACTGGATTTCGTTGTCGAGCAACAAATTGAGCGGAAAAATACCATCTTGGATTGGTAAGTTGAGTAATCTTGCCATTCTTAAGCTCTCAAACAACTCGTTTTATGGCGAAATCCCACCCGAGTTGGGTGATTGTAAGAGCTTGTTATGGTTGGATTTGAATAGCAATATGTTCAATGGGAGTATTCCGAAGGAGTTGGCGAATCAGTCGGGTAAAATGGCTGTGGGTCTTGTTGTTGGGAAGAAATTTGTGTACTTGAGAAATTTTGGAGGTAAGGGTTGCCAAGGAACTGGGAATCTCCTTGAATATGCTGGGATTAGGCCAGATGCTGTTAATAGACTCCCTACTGTTTGCAAATTTCAGCAAATCTATCAAGGTCATACTCAGCCCATTTTTAACTATAATGGGTCTATGATCTTTCTTGATTTGTCCTATAATCATCTTCAGGGTGGTATCCCTAAGGAGCTTGGCACAATGTACTATCTTTCCATTTTGAATTTGGGTCATAATAATCTTTCGGGTCCAATTCCGGATGAACTTTCAGGGATGAAAAACATTGGTGTTATGGATCTATCTCATAATCATCTGTCGGGTTTAATCCCATCGTCTTTGGGTAGTCTTTCATTGTTGACAGATATGGATTTGTCGAGCAACAGTCTCTCTGGAATGATTCCTGAATCAGCACAGTTTGAGACATTCCCGGCTTCTAGATTCTCGAATAACCCTGGCCTATGTGGTTATCCTCTTCCTCGGTGTGACAAAAACGATGGGGCGAATTCGACTCAACATCACAAGCATGGGAAACAGGCTTCCCTTGCAGGGAGTGTGGCAATGGGATTGTTGTTCTCTTTGTTTTGCATATTCGGGTTGATCATTGTCGGCCTTGAGGTGAAGAAACGACGGAAGAAGAAGGAAGCCTTGCAGGATATTTATATGGACGAAAACTCTCAATCGGGAAACAATACAGCTTCTGCTTGGAAATACACGAGTAATCGCGAGGCGTTGAGTATAAACCTTGCAGCATTCGAAAAGCCTCTCCGAAAACTTACATTTGCTGATCTTCTAGAAGCCACAAACGGTTTCCACGATGACAGTATGATCGGAAAAGGTGGATTTGGTGATGTCTACAAAGCTCAACTCAAAGATGGGAGCGTGGTTGCTATCAAGAAGTTGATACATATAAGCGGGCAAGGAGATCGAGAGTTCACAGCCGAAATGGAAACCATCGGAAAGATCAAGCACCGTAACCTTGTACCTCTTTTGGGATACTGCAAGGTCGGGGAAGAGCGTTTGTTGGTCTACGAATACATGAAATATGGATCCCTCGACGATGTCCTACATAATCATAAGAAAGGTGGGATCGAGCTAAATTGGGCGGCCAGGAGAAAGATCGCCATCGGAGCAGCTCGAGGCTTAGCTTTCCTACATCATAATTGCATTCCTCACATAATTCATCGCGATATGAAATCGAGTAATGTTCTACTAGACGAAAATGTAGAAGCGAGGGTGTCTGATTTCGGGATGGCTAGACTAGTGAGTGCAATGGATACTCATTTGAGTGTGAGCACTCTAGCAGGTACCCCAGGATACGTTCCACCCGAGTACTACCAAAGTTTTAGATGCTCGACCAAAGGGGATGTATATAGCTACGGTGTTGTATTACTCGAGCTGCTCACAGGGAAACCGCCGACAGATTCAGCAGATTTTGGTGACAATAATCTAGTAGGTTGGGTGAAAATGCACGCGAAATTGAAAATAAGCGACGTATTTGATCCCGAGTTAATAAAGGAAGATCCAAACTTAGAAATCGAGCTCTTACAGCATCTGAAAGTCGCGTGTGCGTGCTTGGATGATCGACCATGGAAACGCCCGACAATGATACAAGTCATGGCTATGTTTAAGGAAATACAGGCAGGTTCGGGGCTTGATTCGGCGTCTACCATTACAGAAGATGATGGAAGTTTTAGTACAATGGGAGCAAGTTTTAGTACAGTAGATGTACTAGATATGAGCATAAAAGAAGTCCCTGAAGGGAATTACAAGCAATAA